Proteins encoded within one genomic window of Pseudomonas cannabina:
- a CDS encoding type VI secretion system-associated FHA domain protein, giving the protein MDRPFNTGSPTGLEQACGTVGDFAAFSVDGPDARQLQDCAGVEGDYLCLPQLITPPIHAVAHQREEHMDVFWGQFGDALGIELTSVDLATREASAIKVARLFKRCLDGLQQSLKIRNEITHELYADLSDVTHPDVSGVESATGETLINGLLNEAPRHLLTEVTITRAFRELQAHETAMLAGCRVMAQAALEHFSPRQLGWQFERDRGRPWLLTDGRQWRDYARHHHDLQRSGQWDEHLLAHNFAPAYQQQFRLIVSFHQDVK; this is encoded by the coding sequence GTGGATCGGCCATTCAATACAGGCAGTCCGACAGGACTGGAACAGGCGTGTGGGACAGTCGGTGATTTTGCCGCTTTTAGTGTCGATGGCCCTGATGCCCGGCAACTTCAAGACTGCGCAGGTGTTGAAGGTGATTATTTATGCTTGCCGCAACTCATTACTCCACCCATACACGCTGTAGCTCATCAGCGTGAGGAACATATGGACGTGTTCTGGGGGCAGTTCGGCGATGCGCTGGGTATCGAACTCACGTCGGTTGATCTGGCCACTCGCGAAGCGAGCGCTATAAAAGTTGCCCGCCTGTTCAAGCGTTGTCTGGACGGTCTGCAGCAGAGTTTGAAAATACGCAACGAGATTACGCATGAACTGTACGCGGACCTCTCCGACGTTACTCACCCTGATGTCAGCGGTGTCGAGTCTGCGACGGGCGAAACACTGATCAACGGCCTGCTGAACGAGGCGCCACGTCATCTCCTGACTGAAGTAACCATTACTCGCGCCTTTCGTGAGCTTCAGGCCCATGAGACCGCGATGCTGGCAGGTTGTCGTGTGATGGCGCAGGCAGCGCTCGAGCATTTTTCACCGCGCCAGCTTGGCTGGCAATTCGAGCGTGACCGTGGCAGGCCGTGGCTGCTGACCGATGGCCGCCAGTGGCGTGACTATGCACGACACCATCACGATCTGCAGCGGAGCGGCCAGTGGGATGAACACCTGCTTGCCCACAACTTCGCGCCGGCTTATCAACAACAGTTTCGTCTGATCGTCTCTTTTCACCAGGATGTAAAGTAA
- a CDS encoding zinc-dependent alcohol dehydrogenase family protein: MKAWLLNDFGLDNLVLGETDTPVPKARELLVKVGAVSLNFRDKAIVDGIYEPHRVPKPLIPVSDAAGTVVAVGEGVSRFAVGDRVNSHLYSRWLDGPPGPDEPDYCFGSPLPGGLAEYMIIHEQSAVRAPDAMSDEEAATLPIAALTAWYALVDFGQIEAGQTVLVQGSGGVSIFAAQIATALGAKVIATSSKDENLQRVKALGAVAGVNYRTHPEWADEVLKLTDGKGVDLLLDVAGGDGINQSIAATKAGGRIAQIGFLTGQTSALNLMPMIFRQTTFRGIAVAPRSSFDRMNTFLNEHRIRPVIDHVYPFEQAREAYEHLARGAFGKVVIKVGQA, translated from the coding sequence ATGAAAGCATGGCTGTTAAACGACTTCGGGCTCGACAACCTGGTGCTGGGAGAAACCGATACGCCGGTTCCCAAAGCCCGAGAACTGCTGGTCAAAGTCGGCGCGGTGTCGCTCAACTTTCGCGACAAAGCCATTGTCGACGGTATCTACGAGCCGCATCGGGTGCCGAAGCCTCTTATCCCGGTGAGCGATGCTGCAGGCACTGTCGTCGCTGTCGGCGAAGGGGTCAGCCGTTTCGCGGTAGGTGATCGTGTCAATTCGCACCTCTATTCGCGCTGGCTGGACGGCCCGCCAGGCCCGGACGAACCCGACTACTGCTTTGGCTCGCCTTTGCCGGGCGGGCTGGCCGAATACATGATCATCCACGAACAAAGCGCGGTGCGCGCACCGGATGCCATGTCGGACGAAGAGGCCGCCACATTGCCGATTGCCGCCCTGACCGCCTGGTACGCACTGGTCGATTTCGGCCAGATCGAGGCCGGGCAAACCGTTCTGGTGCAGGGCTCGGGCGGCGTGTCGATCTTCGCCGCGCAGATTGCAACGGCGCTCGGCGCGAAAGTCATCGCCACCTCCAGCAAAGACGAAAATCTGCAACGAGTGAAAGCGCTGGGTGCCGTGGCCGGGGTCAACTATCGAACCCACCCCGAGTGGGCAGATGAGGTATTGAAACTCACTGACGGCAAGGGCGTCGACCTGCTGCTGGACGTGGCGGGTGGCGACGGCATCAACCAATCGATTGCCGCCACCAAAGCCGGAGGACGCATCGCGCAGATCGGTTTTCTGACCGGCCAGACTTCGGCGCTGAACCTAATGCCGATGATCTTCCGCCAGACCACCTTTCGTGGCATTGCCGTAGCACCCCGCTCGTCATTCGACCGGATGAACACATTCCTCAACGAACACAGGATTCGCCCGGTCATCGATCACGTCTACCCTTTCGAACAGGCGCGTGAGGCCTATGAACACCTCGCCAGAGGTGCGTTCGGCAAAGTAGTGATCAAGGTCGGTCAGGCCTGA
- a CDS encoding metallophosphoesterase family protein — MKVGVISDTHGLLRPEAVAALEGCEAIIHPGDIGSQDIVEQLSAIAPLHIVRGNNDMAAAWATTIADHLRFAIEGWHILLVHDIADVPALLDDRVKLVITGHSHKPRIEWRGDTLYLNPGSAGRRRFKLPVTLALLEMSADSMEPSLVRLVD; from the coding sequence ATGAAAGTTGGCGTGATTTCCGACACCCATGGACTGCTCCGTCCTGAAGCCGTTGCTGCGCTTGAAGGCTGCGAAGCCATCATCCATCCCGGCGATATCGGCAGTCAGGATATTGTCGAGCAACTCAGCGCCATCGCCCCACTGCACATCGTGCGTGGCAACAACGACATGGCCGCAGCCTGGGCAACGACCATCGCCGATCACCTGCGCTTCGCCATCGAAGGCTGGCACATCCTGCTGGTCCACGACATCGCCGATGTTCCGGCGTTGCTGGATGACCGTGTGAAACTGGTCATCACCGGGCACTCGCATAAACCCCGCATCGAATGGCGCGGGGACACGCTGTATCTGAACCCGGGCAGTGCCGGCAGAAGACGCTTCAAACTGCCGGTGACGCTGGCGCTGCTTGAAATGAGTGCGGATTCGATGGAGCCAAGTCTCGTCAGGCTGGTCGACTGA
- the icmH gene encoding type IVB secretion system protein IcmH/DotU, producing the protein MGDQKLNRATDKQNTRGENPIVYGRNTTRPESDGFTDINETNLFEGLQERLLYSAAQTPEKPLIVHVNPLVAAASELLAHVSRLAVMDGVGDIHLLNVKLSEQVKHFEAEARRHSIENDHLLAARYVLCTVVDEAVLNTTWGSTSDWSKISLLSRFHKETFGGEKFFQLLEKLSANPIRHLPMLELMYLCLALGFEGKYRSNRRGGNELEDIRDALYRQIRHLRGDVSRTLSPHWQGAGSSSVDQLRIAPLWLIVLFTFISLSVLYSGFAWVLGEQREAVLKPFQSADLAVLERRS; encoded by the coding sequence CTGGGCGATCAGAAATTGAACAGAGCGACCGATAAGCAGAACACTCGCGGTGAAAACCCGATTGTCTATGGACGGAACACGACCCGTCCGGAAAGCGACGGATTCACAGACATTAATGAAACGAACCTGTTTGAGGGTTTGCAGGAACGACTGCTTTACAGCGCTGCACAGACACCTGAGAAACCGCTCATTGTGCACGTCAATCCGCTTGTTGCCGCGGCGAGTGAATTGCTTGCTCATGTGTCAAGGCTGGCTGTGATGGATGGCGTCGGCGATATCCACCTCTTGAACGTCAAGCTATCAGAACAGGTGAAGCATTTCGAGGCCGAAGCCAGGCGGCACTCGATAGAGAATGATCATCTGCTGGCCGCTCGTTATGTGTTGTGCACAGTGGTGGATGAGGCTGTATTGAACACCACCTGGGGCAGCACGAGCGACTGGTCGAAGATCAGTCTGCTGAGTCGCTTTCACAAGGAAACATTCGGCGGCGAGAAATTCTTTCAGCTCCTTGAAAAGCTGTCCGCCAATCCAATCAGGCACTTGCCGATGCTCGAACTGATGTACCTGTGCCTGGCACTTGGGTTCGAGGGCAAATACCGCTCGAATCGCCGGGGCGGCAACGAGCTGGAGGACATCCGCGACGCCCTTTACCGACAGATACGGCACTTGAGAGGCGATGTGTCGCGAACACTCTCACCCCACTGGCAGGGCGCAGGATCGTCGAGCGTCGATCAACTGCGCATCGCCCCGCTGTGGTTGATCGTGCTGTTCACCTTTATCAGCCTGAGCGTGCTGTATTCGGGGTTCGCCTGGGTACTCGGCGAGCAACGTGAAGCTGTCCTCAAGCCCTTCCAGTCGGCGGATCTGGCGGTGCTCGAGCGCCGGTCCTGA
- a CDS encoding glycoside hydrolase family 28 protein, whose amino-acid sequence MSMQSFIAAVQKNGARTFRQASWIATSVAVSLTGILPAQAAGDPAVVTPWGTINEPPSPPVCKQLPATLTPKDGSLDSVDNAALDSRPDQDRIQSAINGCAAGQAVQLVKGADNNSAFLSGPLQLKSGVTLWIDEGVTLFASRNPKDYDNGKGTCGVTTVANQDACSSLISAKNTHASGVIGKGVIDGRGGSLLTAGANANLRSWWDLVYQKTLSNIYQQKPRLIQVSGGTDFVIQGLTLQNAPDFNIVTDGVTGVTVWGIKILTPSRVYSVEGYHCPTGSTPDQKTPGTCFTPETVKNTDGFDPGQSNKVLLAYSYISTGDDNVAIKSSRTSGSRDLMFAHNHFYYGHGLSIGSETNGGVHNVSVVDLSADGGDSQDGIGLRIKSGAKNGGTVDGISYENVCMRNVKFPMVFNTNYGNTSGTSYPDFSGITVKGFHYLNSPRFGGGKMTFAGYDDNGQKRPIAITLDNVVFDGTQPGFTALTATHFILGPGPVSFANKLVPSIKDDVTVSGTPGEGTPVDCTAAFVPLRTVLPGAPF is encoded by the coding sequence ATGAGCATGCAATCGTTCATCGCGGCCGTGCAGAAAAACGGTGCCCGCACATTTCGGCAGGCCTCGTGGATAGCCACGTCCGTGGCTGTTTCGTTGACCGGCATCCTGCCCGCGCAAGCAGCCGGCGATCCTGCCGTGGTAACACCTTGGGGCACGATAAACGAGCCGCCCAGCCCGCCAGTCTGCAAACAATTACCCGCCACCTTGACTCCCAAGGATGGCTCGCTGGACAGTGTTGACAACGCAGCGCTCGACTCTCGGCCTGACCAGGACAGAATCCAGAGTGCAATCAATGGCTGCGCAGCGGGGCAAGCTGTCCAGTTGGTCAAAGGTGCAGACAACAACTCGGCGTTTCTCAGCGGTCCTTTGCAGTTGAAATCAGGCGTTACGCTCTGGATCGATGAGGGCGTTACGCTCTTCGCGTCACGCAACCCCAAGGACTACGACAACGGCAAGGGCACTTGCGGCGTAACGACGGTCGCCAATCAGGACGCCTGCAGCTCACTGATTTCGGCAAAAAACACCCACGCCAGCGGTGTCATTGGCAAAGGCGTCATTGATGGACGGGGCGGCAGCCTGCTGACCGCCGGTGCAAATGCCAACCTGCGCAGCTGGTGGGACCTTGTTTACCAGAAGACCTTGTCGAACATTTATCAGCAAAAGCCGCGCCTAATACAAGTCAGTGGCGGGACCGACTTCGTTATTCAGGGGCTGACGCTGCAAAACGCGCCGGACTTCAACATTGTGACTGACGGCGTGACCGGCGTGACGGTCTGGGGAATCAAGATTCTGACCCCCAGCCGGGTTTACAGCGTAGAGGGTTACCACTGCCCGACCGGTTCGACGCCCGACCAGAAGACCCCCGGCACCTGCTTCACTCCGGAAACCGTGAAGAACACGGACGGCTTCGATCCCGGCCAGTCAAACAAGGTCCTTCTGGCTTACTCCTATATCAGCACGGGCGATGACAATGTCGCGATCAAGTCCAGCAGAACGTCTGGCAGCCGTGATCTGATGTTTGCACACAATCATTTTTATTACGGTCACGGCCTGTCCATTGGCAGTGAAACCAATGGCGGCGTACACAATGTCAGCGTTGTGGATTTGAGCGCCGACGGTGGAGACAGCCAGGACGGCATTGGACTCAGAATCAAGTCGGGGGCAAAAAACGGTGGGACGGTAGACGGCATCAGCTACGAGAATGTGTGCATGCGCAACGTCAAGTTTCCGATGGTGTTCAACACCAATTACGGTAACACCAGTGGCACGTCGTACCCTGATTTCAGCGGCATCACGGTGAAGGGCTTTCATTACCTGAACAGCCCACGATTCGGTGGCGGCAAGATGACGTTTGCCGGCTACGACGATAACGGTCAGAAACGACCGATTGCCATCACGCTGGATAATGTTGTCTTCGACGGCACTCAACCCGGCTTCACAGCGCTGACTGCCACCCACTTCATACTGGGACCAGGACCGGTCAGTTTTGCCAACAAATTAGTGCCTTCGATAAAAGATGACGTCACGGTGTCCGGTACTCCAGGCGAGGGCACACCGGTCGACTGCACGGCAGCATTTGTGCCTTTGAGGACGGTCCTGCCTGGCGCCCCGTTCTAG
- a CDS encoding sigma-54 interaction domain-containing protein, with product MVSSLNTRQDPLSEAQTLISYYSRLAQSADSQSLLHDFAMSAAELCHCEAIQLFLFDAGRKRLGLAAEVMDGVVRNGTQKSPSDDYGDQPFLQFSLLQKEIVSIAHIDDSLYDTGFLPAHVKKWKSLLCLPLLDGDQLPQGLLICVSRHHKELRGYAEAVGALGSFVISQLSLLELSDKPTDPSRPSRRRRSQTAQYGLIGNSAALSRTTYLLSKILDSTCTVLLTGETGTGKEIVSRAIHEHGPRRENAFVAQNCAAFPEALLESELFGYRKGAFTGADRDRHGLFDAADGGTLLLDEIGDMPMLLQAKLLRVLQEGEIRPLGSNTVRKVDVRIIAATHRDLPTLVAEGRFREDLYYRLAQFPIELPPLRQRNEDIEVLARHFADETCLHSNRAAVHWSEAALQALSNYAFPGNVRELKGFVERAVLLCENGELTPEHFPVPATVSDPVRLTLRERMEQFERSVLLECLSDSGGNRTRAAHTLGKV from the coding sequence ATGGTGTCGTCCCTGAATACACGGCAGGATCCGCTGAGTGAAGCGCAGACACTGATTTCGTATTATTCACGCCTGGCGCAGTCAGCCGACAGCCAGTCGCTGCTGCATGATTTCGCGATGTCCGCTGCTGAACTTTGTCACTGTGAAGCGATTCAGCTTTTCCTGTTCGATGCTGGCCGCAAACGCCTCGGTCTTGCGGCTGAAGTGATGGACGGCGTCGTTCGGAACGGAACACAAAAGAGTCCTTCGGATGACTACGGCGATCAGCCTTTTTTACAGTTCAGCCTGCTTCAGAAAGAGATTGTCAGCATTGCGCACATCGATGACAGCCTTTATGACACCGGGTTTTTGCCAGCCCATGTAAAGAAATGGAAATCACTGCTGTGCTTGCCGTTGCTTGATGGCGATCAGTTGCCTCAAGGGCTGCTGATCTGTGTGAGCCGACATCACAAGGAACTGCGCGGTTATGCCGAAGCGGTAGGTGCGTTGGGCTCGTTTGTCATCTCGCAATTGTCCCTGCTCGAGCTATCGGACAAGCCGACAGACCCCTCGCGCCCCTCGCGCAGGCGCCGTTCACAGACGGCACAGTACGGTCTTATAGGAAACAGCGCCGCGCTGAGCCGCACCACCTATCTGCTGAGCAAGATTCTGGACAGCACCTGTACTGTGTTGCTGACCGGCGAGACCGGGACAGGCAAGGAAATCGTGTCACGCGCGATCCATGAGCACGGACCTCGTCGCGAGAACGCGTTCGTTGCGCAGAACTGCGCAGCGTTTCCAGAGGCGCTTCTGGAAAGTGAGCTGTTCGGCTACCGCAAAGGCGCGTTTACCGGGGCCGATCGAGATCGACACGGTCTGTTCGACGCGGCCGATGGCGGTACGCTTCTGCTCGACGAAATTGGCGATATGCCCATGCTTTTGCAAGCCAAGCTTCTGCGCGTACTGCAGGAGGGAGAGATTCGTCCGCTGGGCTCTAACACTGTACGCAAAGTCGATGTGCGAATCATTGCGGCTACCCATCGGGATCTGCCGACGCTGGTTGCAGAAGGGCGATTTCGTGAAGATCTTTACTACCGGCTTGCTCAGTTTCCCATTGAGCTTCCTCCGCTACGTCAACGTAACGAAGACATTGAGGTACTGGCCCGGCACTTTGCCGATGAGACCTGCCTTCATTCAAATCGTGCTGCGGTGCACTGGTCAGAGGCCGCGTTACAAGCGCTGTCCAACTATGCCTTCCCCGGTAATGTTCGCGAGCTGAAAGGGTTTGTCGAGCGCGCAGTACTGTTGTGTGAGAACGGCGAGTTGACACCGGAACACTTTCCTGTACCCGCCACTGTCAGCGACCCCGTGCGCTTGACGCTGCGTGAGCGTATGGAGCAATTCGAGCGCAGCGTGCTGCTCGAGTGCCTGAGCGACAGCGGAGGCAACCGAACTCGTGCAGCTCATACTTTAGGGAAGGTCTGA
- the tssM gene encoding type VI secretion system membrane subunit TssM, translating into MKSLFKKLLTLLCRTWFWSLLLVVGSATLIWTVGPLLAVADKRFWESPIARLVTISVLFLAWGLGIVFANWRAAVQKKRMEDSQTGQERLRQSVAMDKECVELVSRFKDAQRVLKESAVYGDLSTRHRNELPWYVLIGPSGSGKTSLLDFSGLDFPLDRPGRRLTRDTRSTSSCEWHFTEQAVLLDTSGRYLDQPEPEVDRSAWMTLLELVRGRHRTHPLNGVLVTLPMDILLDRLDERLEKTASDVRARLDEVFQQLHVEVPVYLVLTKADSIFGFDEFFDQLSREESAQVLGATFRSGQRDDDNDVLGLEFETLLQRLGSQVITRIHQERDSQRRGKMLEFPDHLGKIRRQLSIFVELAFSGNRYQRASHLRGVYLTRAPHLIQGDQPSGGEEGSGLPVRHAGQARFIHDVLRHVIFPEADLAMLDKQTRRVIRWRQRGVYGAALLFLTVSGVLWATGFSANHDRLEQLRILGQQLVQQRSSLTAQDDLLAVLELLNTRYAAARVFPDSSDVALHERVGLYQGEPANDVLLRAYHADLQTQLLPRVVRMFEARIVDSLQNREQLLNNLRAYLMLVQREHRIPSALEAWTAADWSIRYAGHAQAQRELNQHFGRLLTLPFTHPVNDALVAQARQTLRNESFAHVVYRVLRDKARVLPDYSLTNHVGPQGTVLAGADYRIPGLYTRQGYERYFVTHGTGVVTEIMRDNWVLGESTPFSATRLRALMIDLEKLYFRDYADHWAEAIGRVSLQPFEGPVQGAAQMAGLTAAHSPLVQLLIEVRDNTRFAFLADSLDTLKAEADKAVSAPVALTQVAAIGEQLQQSAASSLPETAKRSLQRRFDPLHRLLDDDNGPAADLVTGLTAINELQMQMATLGRSGQPDLAAYEMAKGRMSGQQDALSKLRNAATMLPQPVGGWFNALAEDTWSFVLYQSHHYLNQRYKAELYGFYEQSRDKRYPFHAHNSSDVALNDFREFFKAQGIAERFFDSYLKPFVSGDPGRYRLRTIDGFSLPMSRAYLDQMASVHKIRKGFFAEQMQEPQVQFTLEPHTLDPGVRRAEFTLGDQSLEYRHGPIVPMPFSWPVDVEDGRASLVMEGMVGRPLGIEKNTGPWSLFRLIDLMQVESLRGRDVLMLKADVGGMRAHYLLSSQRAPNPFDMSALRAFRMPAQL; encoded by the coding sequence ATGAAAAGCCTGTTCAAAAAACTCCTCACGTTGCTGTGCCGCACCTGGTTCTGGTCGCTGCTGTTGGTAGTGGGTTCAGCGACTCTGATCTGGACCGTCGGCCCATTGCTGGCAGTGGCGGACAAGCGGTTCTGGGAAAGTCCGATTGCGCGTCTGGTAACGATCAGCGTGTTGTTTCTGGCCTGGGGACTCGGGATCGTTTTCGCCAACTGGCGCGCCGCTGTGCAAAAGAAGCGGATGGAAGACAGTCAAACCGGTCAGGAGCGGCTGCGTCAGTCTGTGGCCATGGACAAAGAGTGTGTGGAGCTCGTTAGCCGCTTCAAGGATGCCCAGCGGGTGCTCAAAGAATCAGCTGTGTATGGCGACTTGAGCACGCGCCACCGGAACGAATTGCCTTGGTATGTGCTGATTGGCCCAAGTGGCAGCGGCAAGACCAGTCTGCTGGATTTTTCCGGCCTCGACTTCCCCCTTGACAGACCCGGTCGCAGGTTGACCCGCGACACACGCAGCACCAGCAGCTGCGAATGGCATTTTACCGAGCAGGCGGTTCTGCTGGACACCTCGGGTCGCTACTTGGACCAGCCTGAGCCTGAGGTCGACCGAAGTGCCTGGATGACACTGCTGGAACTGGTGCGAGGCCGTCACCGGACCCATCCGCTCAACGGTGTTCTGGTGACGCTACCGATGGACATTCTGCTTGATCGGCTCGACGAGCGTCTGGAGAAAACCGCAAGCGACGTGCGGGCTCGCCTGGACGAGGTCTTTCAGCAGCTGCATGTTGAGGTCCCGGTTTATCTGGTACTGACCAAGGCCGACTCGATCTTCGGTTTCGATGAGTTTTTTGACCAGTTGTCCCGAGAGGAAAGCGCGCAGGTCTTGGGGGCAACTTTTCGAAGCGGGCAACGAGACGATGATAACGATGTACTCGGTCTGGAGTTCGAAACCTTGCTGCAGCGCCTCGGCAGTCAGGTTATTACCCGGATTCACCAGGAACGCGACAGCCAGCGCAGGGGGAAGATGCTCGAGTTTCCCGATCACCTTGGAAAAATCAGGCGCCAGCTGAGCATTTTCGTCGAGCTGGCGTTTTCCGGTAACCGCTATCAGCGGGCCAGTCACCTGCGTGGGGTTTACCTGACGCGCGCACCGCATCTGATCCAGGGCGATCAGCCGTCTGGCGGTGAAGAGGGGAGCGGCCTGCCCGTGCGGCATGCCGGGCAGGCCCGGTTCATTCATGATGTGCTGCGTCATGTGATTTTCCCCGAAGCCGATCTGGCCATGCTCGACAAACAAACGCGGCGAGTGATCCGTTGGCGTCAGAGGGGCGTGTACGGTGCGGCGTTGCTGTTTCTGACTGTATCGGGCGTGCTGTGGGCAACCGGTTTCAGCGCCAACCACGACCGGCTGGAACAGCTGCGTATCCTGGGGCAGCAACTGGTGCAGCAACGTTCATCGTTGACGGCTCAGGATGACTTGCTGGCAGTCCTCGAACTATTGAATACCCGCTACGCCGCCGCTCGGGTGTTTCCGGACAGCAGCGACGTCGCTCTACACGAACGTGTCGGGCTCTATCAGGGAGAACCCGCCAACGACGTGCTGTTACGCGCTTACCATGCTGACCTGCAGACGCAGTTGCTGCCACGTGTGGTCCGTATGTTCGAAGCCCGGATAGTGGACAGCCTGCAAAATCGAGAGCAGTTGCTCAATAACCTGCGCGCCTATTTGATGCTGGTTCAGCGCGAGCACCGGATACCGTCCGCGCTGGAGGCGTGGACCGCAGCCGACTGGTCAATTCGTTATGCCGGCCACGCGCAGGCGCAGCGCGAGTTGAACCAGCATTTCGGGCGCTTGCTGACGTTGCCTTTCACCCATCCTGTCAACGATGCGCTGGTTGCACAGGCGCGCCAGACGTTGCGTAATGAATCTTTTGCCCACGTGGTCTATCGGGTGCTGCGTGATAAAGCCCGTGTATTGCCGGATTACAGCCTGACCAACCACGTTGGTCCTCAGGGAACAGTGCTGGCAGGGGCGGATTATCGGATTCCCGGGCTTTATACCCGGCAGGGCTACGAGCGATATTTTGTGACTCACGGCACTGGCGTGGTGACTGAGATCATGCGGGATAACTGGGTGCTGGGTGAAAGCACCCCGTTCAGCGCGACTCGCTTGCGTGCGCTGATGATCGATCTGGAAAAACTGTATTTCCGTGATTATGCCGATCACTGGGCCGAGGCGATCGGGCGCGTTTCACTGCAACCTTTCGAAGGACCTGTGCAGGGCGCAGCGCAGATGGCCGGATTGACCGCAGCCCATTCGCCGCTGGTGCAGTTATTGATTGAGGTCCGTGACAATACGCGCTTTGCGTTTCTTGCAGACAGTCTCGACACACTGAAAGCCGAAGCTGATAAAGCCGTCTCTGCACCCGTTGCGCTCACGCAGGTCGCTGCAATTGGCGAGCAGTTGCAGCAGTCGGCTGCCAGCAGTCTGCCCGAGACGGCAAAGAGATCCTTGCAGCGACGTTTCGATCCGCTGCATCGATTGCTGGATGATGATAACGGTCCCGCTGCCGATCTGGTGACAGGACTGACTGCCATCAATGAATTGCAGATGCAAATGGCCACCCTGGGCCGCTCGGGTCAGCCAGATCTGGCTGCCTACGAGATGGCCAAGGGACGAATGTCGGGACAGCAGGACGCGCTGAGCAAATTGCGTAATGCCGCCACGATGCTCCCTCAGCCGGTTGGTGGCTGGTTCAATGCGCTGGCGGAAGACACCTGGAGCTTTGTGCTGTATCAGTCTCACCACTACCTCAATCAGCGCTACAAGGCAGAGTTGTATGGGTTCTACGAGCAGTCTCGCGACAAGCGTTACCCGTTTCACGCACACAACAGCAGCGATGTGGCGCTTAACGATTTTCGCGAGTTCTTCAAAGCGCAGGGGATTGCCGAGCGCTTCTTCGATAGCTACCTGAAGCCGTTTGTCAGCGGTGACCCCGGGCGCTATCGCTTGCGAACCATCGATGGCTTCAGTTTGCCGATGAGCCGTGCCTATCTGGATCAGATGGCAAGCGTGCATAAAATCCGCAAAGGTTTCTTTGCCGAACAGATGCAGGAACCGCAGGTGCAATTCACCCTGGAACCTCACACTCTTGACCCCGGCGTGCGCCGCGCAGAGTTTACGCTGGGTGATCAGTCGCTGGAGTATCGCCACGGTCCGATTGTGCCGATGCCGTTCAGCTGGCCTGTCGATGTCGAAGATGGGCGTGCGAGTCTGGTCATGGAGGGCATGGTCGGTCGGCCGCTGGGCATCGAAAAGAATACCGGGCCTTGGTCGTTGTTCCGGCTCATTGATCTGATGCAGGTCGAGTCGCTGAGAGGGCGCGATGTTCTGATGCTCAAGGCGGATGTTGGCGGTATGCGTGCCCACTATCTGTTGTCGAGCCAGCGTGCGCCGAACCCGTTCGACATGAGTGCGCTACGCGCCTTTCGGATGCCCGCGCAGCTTTGA
- the tssJ gene encoding type VI secretion system lipoprotein TssJ: MIIYFARLIGLLLLLSMAGCSTLSPYSTQTRLDISLDADHQLNPDLNGRPSPIVLKLLELKRPVTFGNMDFFSLYQRADQVLSDDLVATEEFELRPGEVRELKLKLADGSHYIGVLAAYRNLPHTQWRQIIKILPRQQNRAVFVLGESGLYQANNKASAGNPT, encoded by the coding sequence ATGATTATTTATTTCGCTCGGTTAATCGGGCTGCTGCTATTGCTCTCGATGGCCGGGTGTTCGACGCTTTCGCCTTATTCCACGCAAACCCGTCTGGACATCAGCCTGGATGCCGACCATCAGCTTAATCCTGATTTGAATGGCAGGCCTTCGCCGATTGTACTAAAGCTGCTTGAACTCAAACGTCCTGTGACGTTCGGGAACATGGATTTCTTTTCTCTTTATCAACGCGCCGATCAGGTACTGAGCGATGACCTGGTGGCCACTGAAGAGTTTGAACTTCGTCCTGGTGAAGTGCGTGAGTTGAAATTGAAACTGGCCGATGGCAGCCATTATATCGGTGTGCTGGCCGCGTATCGAAACTTGCCGCACACCCAGTGGCGTCAAATAATTAAAATACTCCCCAGGCAGCAGAATCGGGCCGTGTTCGTGCTGGGTGAGTCTGGTCTGTATCAGGCAAACAATAAGGCCAGCGCAGGGAATCCGACATGA